Within the Sulfurospirillum barnesii SES-3 genome, the region CACACTTAAACGCTCAACTAAGGCATACTCTTGAAAAATCATACCAATAAGACGACGCTGTTCACGTAGCTTCGAAGAAGAGAGGCCGCTTAAGACCACACCATTTAACACGATAGAGCCTTGTGTAGGCTCTATCAAACGATTAACGCAACGAATCAGGGTTGATTTTCCAGCCCCTGATGGACCAATGAGACCGAGGATTTCTCCTTTTTGAACATTAAAACTTATATCGTCTAAAATGAGACGAGAATTTTTATACGACTTACTGAGATGTTGAATTGAAAGCATTATTTCCCTTATTTACATGTATACGCTACGCCCATAGCATCATCGACTTTACGGACCACATCCCAGTGTTGTTTGAACGTGATAGGAATAAATTTGGTTTGATTGGCACTCTCAAATTCCTTAAGAAGTTTGCTTCCTTCCCAGTTGTAACTAAAAAAGGCTTCTTTGATTTTTTCTTGAAGTTCTGGTTTAAGGTTATACGCCATACCATAGCCTGTGGTAGGGAAAGTTTGTGATTTGTAAATGCTTACTAACTGCTCTTTTTTCACCACACCACGCTCCAACATACGTACTAAAACGGAATTGGCAATAGACGCAGCAGGGTAGTCTTTATTGGCAACACCTAAAATAGAGTTATCATGTTTGCCTGAAAAAACAGGTTCAAAATCTTTTTCTGCTTCCATTTTAAACTCTGCTTTTAAAATAGCAGAGGGTGCTTTATAGCCAGAATTTGACGTTTGTGAGGTGAAGGCTAGTTTTTTACCCTTAATATCTTCCACTTTGCTAATGCCAGAATTTGGATACGTGATAATCTCCATCTCATAGCCATAAGAGTTGTCATTGCCCGCCATCATTGCAAAAGGCTTAAAGCCTGCACATGCTACGGCAATAGGGTTTGAACCTGTGTTAAATCCTGCTACATGTAAACGACCTGCGCGCATCGCTTCAATTTGTGCAGCATTAGATTGTACGGGGAAGAATTGCACTTTTTTTCCAGTCACTTTTTCCATGTGTACTAGAAAATCAGCCCACACTTCTGCATAAACAGAAGGGTCTTCAACAGGAGTATACGCAAAAATAAGGGTTGAGGGGTCTATGAGTTTACGAGCATCTTTAGGTGTATCTGCCACCATATCGCCATCTTTATCTTCATAGCGAGCATCCAATTTAAATTCTGCCCATGCAAAATTTGAACACAAAAGCGAGACCAAAAATAGATATATAAAACGTTTCATAGTACGTTAACTCCTCTTTAAAAATTTCGTTAACTGTACTACCACGACATTACAAAATGATTACATGTAAACAACAATTGAGAAAACAATGATTAGAAACGCTTATCTGTCGTAGAAAGTATTGAAGAAAAGTTAAAAGAAGGATTGAAAATAAAACGGTGGCGGACAGAGAGAGATTTGAACTCTCGGTCAGGTTACCCCGACGCACCCTTAGCAGGGGTGTGGTTTCAGCCACTCACCCATCTGTCCATTAAAAAGTAGAGTGAAAGTATATCAAAAGTATATAATAAACGGCTTAAGAGAAATCTCTCAAGCCGTTTATCTTTAAATACAAAGAGAATCTCTTGATTTTAAAAACTTTTCAAGCAGTTTTTGAAGCTTTTGAGCACTGTCTTGATCTGTCTTTTTTGCCTCTTCAATCTTATCTTTAAGCATCACAACAAGCTTTACGCCTTCAATTAAATGCATGAATACTCCTTTTAGATTAAGCTATATCTCTAAAAAAAGCAAAATTCATTCCTACATTAAGGATGCTTCACAACGCCTTCGTAAAAAATAACACAGTTTTCGGCCGTATGGCTATTTTCTTGCTTTGACCCTTTGCTCTTATTTAACAAAGAAAGGGCAACGTTACTTAGCGTTTTTATAGCAACGTCCTCAAGTTTAACAACAGGTTTTTGAAAGGTTCCTTCAATTTTTTGTTCAAAGCGAGCACACCCTTTTGCATCCAAAAGCGCTACTCTGAAATTTTTAAATTTTTCTTCTACAATATTCAGGGTACCCTTTAACGCAATACGATGCTTTGAGGTACTAAGCGCCACATCACTGAGTTGAATTTCAGAATAACCAATATCCACTTTGGCATTGATCACTTTTAAGAGACTTTGTGAGTTTTGTGTAGATGTTAATCCGCCCACAAAGATGTTTGGCAATCCTTTTGTGCTACTCAATGTATTTGCCACCGTATCAATATCGTAGCCTTTTAAAACGACATTTTCCCCATACAACTGCACAAAACCATTCACCGTGCTTTTAAACGTTAGGGTATCTCCTAGAAAAAAGGAGAGCTTTACATCGCCATTTGCTTTTCCACCCAATAACTCTTTTTGAAAAAGCTCTTTGGAAAGTTCTTCTAATTTTAAACCCTCTATTTTACTTTTCAATGAAATTTTAGGTTGTTTCCCACTCAAGTCAATTTTGACACTCCCCTCAGAAGGTGTTGAAAAAAGCGTATATTTTACATTTTCACTGGTAAGTATTGCCTCTTTCATCTCTAACGCCATACTAATATCACGAAGGGCGTATTGTGCATACTGTAATTTATCCATCGTGGTATTCGCTACAAAAGAGAGCCCCTGAAGCCTATGTTTTGATGCATCATAGCGAATATCATTGACCTCAAAATTAATATTTTCAAGTAGAAGTTTTGTATTTTCTTTAACCTCAGAATACTGAATATTTGCATTGATAAATTTAACTTTTTTCACATTGACCAAGGGGAAAGCAATTTCTTCTTCAAGACTACTGTGTGGCTCAGCAACTTTTTTTTCACTCACTCCCGTGTCTACCAAAGGCAACTCAAAGTTATACTGGTCATTTTTCATTTTTTCAATGCTTAAAACTAAGGTATCAAAAGCCACATGACGAATTTTAATCTCTTTTTTAAGCAATGGAGCGATTTCTACAGCAACATCAAAACTTTTTAGTTTTGCAAAAGCGCCCTTTTCTTTATCATGAGGGTTGAGCACTTCAATATCAAAAACACTAATGCCCACAGGTGATAACGAAAGGGTAATATCGCCTTTTATCATCAACTCATAGCCTGTATTTTCTTTAATAAGCTTTTGAAGACGTGGCTTATATTCATTAAAATCAATCACTTTAATCAATAAGAAAAAAGCGACAATACTAAAAGCAAAAAACAACACGATACTAAGTACTATCTTTTGAAGCATCATTTCCCTCTTATTTTTTAAATTGTTTCAATAATTTTTCGAACAACACTCAGTGGGTCACTACTTTGATAAATAGGACGCCCCACTACAATAAAATCGGAAAGTTCGGCTTTTGCCATTGCAAGATCTGCCACGCGTTCTTGATCATCACGCGTCTCACCAAAGGGTCGAATACCTGGGGTTAAACTCAAAAATGATTCTGAAGTACAGGCTTTAATAGCACGGCTCTCAAACACAGAGCATACCACACCATGAATGCCTGCAAGATGCGCATCTTGAGCAAAATCAAGGGCTTTTTTAGCAATAGGAGCATGGTAGATCGCTTCAAATGAGGCATTGTCAAAACTTGTGAGAGCCGTCACAGCTAAAACAAGGGGTGGATTGGCAAATGTATTGACACGTTCCATAACCATTTTCATGGCTTTAACACCACTTGAGGCATGCACATTAAACATATCAACACCCAATCCGACCATAGATTCCGCAGCATCCGCCATGGTATTTGGGATATCATGAATTTTAAGATCTAAAAAAATTTTAAACCTTGGATTAATCGTTTTAATCTCTTCCAAAAGTGCTTGACCGTCTCTAATAAACGACCTCAAGCCTACTTTTAGCCACACGTTTTCACTTTTAAGCTTTGAAGTGAGTGCTAGATTTTCTTCTTTGGTGGACAAATCCAACGCAACACAAAGCTCCATTATTTAACTTCTCCCTCTTTACTAATAGCATCTAAAACGCCATTAATAAATTTAGGACTGGTTTCGTTACACAATTTTTTTGAAAGTTCAATCGCTTCATTAATGACCACAGCATTATCCAATTCTGAATACAAAACTTCATAGGCACCTAAGCGTAAAATAGCACGCTCTAACATACCAATTTCACTTAAATTCCACTCTTTAAGATGCCCATTAATGGCTTCATCAATCGTGCCTAAATGCGCTTTAACACCTTGATAAAGTCCCAAAGCAAACTCTTTTTGCTGATTACGAATCTTTTTCTCTTCAAAAAGCTCATCTATAAATTTGTCAATTCCAGAATTTCCAATATCTTCTGCATACAAAAGGGTAATAATACTCTCTCGTGCTTGATGTCGTGTTGCCAATGCGTTTCCTTATAGGTTTTTATAGAGGCTAATCAGTTCAATTAAACCTGTCATGGCTTCAAAACCTTTATTACCTGCTTTACTGCCTGCACGCTCAATCGCCTGCTCAATCGTATCGGTGGTTAAAACACCATACGTAACTGGCTTTTGGTATTTAAGCGCTGTATTGGCAACACCTTTAGTCGCTTCAGCTGCAACGTAGTCAAAATGAGGTGTACTCCCACGAATAACGGCTCCCACACAACACACTGCATCGTATTTACCAGAACTTAAAATTTTGTCAAGTGCTAAGGGAATTTCGTACGCACCAGGAACCAAAATAAGGTCTAAATTCTTTTCATCGCCACCATGACGAATAAACGCATCTTTTGCACCTTCAACCAAACGATCGGTAATAATGTGATTAAATCTACTGTTAATAATAGCAACTTTCTCATTGCCACCAAGGGCGAGTTTTCCTTCAATAATTTTCATTACAATCCTTCTATCAAATGTTGTTCAATGATACACTATTTTTCGTTACAATTTGATTAGGGGTACTATTTTAAACTTTTAAAAACCCCTAAAGGTTGCCCCACAGGCAAAAATAAAGTTCCAAAATGCTTATTGAGTAAAATAGCACCTGCCCCATAAAAAGAGAACAATGCAATCCCTAATTCTGAATACGCTGCTAAAGTATGTGCACCTGCAAAAAGAGCAAAAACATCCCCTATCAAACCTATAAACAACAAATCAATCAGAATAAAAATCGCCAATAAAACTTTATTGGTTTCAATGGCGCCAATCGTCATAAAAAGTGTAAAAATAAGATACCCTA harbors:
- the phnD gene encoding phosphate/phosphite/phosphonate ABC transporter substrate-binding protein, which produces MKRFIYLFLVSLLCSNFAWAEFKLDARYEDKDGDMVADTPKDARKLIDPSTLIFAYTPVEDPSVYAEVWADFLVHMEKVTGKKVQFFPVQSNAAQIEAMRAGRLHVAGFNTGSNPIAVACAGFKPFAMMAGNDNSYGYEMEIITYPNSGISKVEDIKGKKLAFTSQTSNSGYKAPSAILKAEFKMEAEKDFEPVFSGKHDNSILGVANKDYPAASIANSVLVRMLERGVVKKEQLVSIYKSQTFPTTGYGMAYNLKPELQEKIKEAFFSYNWEGSKLLKEFESANQTKFIPITFKQHWDVVRKVDDAMGVAYTCK
- a CDS encoding AsmA family protein, translated to MLQKIVLSIVLFFAFSIVAFFLLIKVIDFNEYKPRLQKLIKENTGYELMIKGDITLSLSPVGISVFDIEVLNPHDKEKGAFAKLKSFDVAVEIAPLLKKEIKIRHVAFDTLVLSIEKMKNDQYNFELPLVDTGVSEKKVAEPHSSLEEEIAFPLVNVKKVKFINANIQYSEVKENTKLLLENINFEVNDIRYDASKHRLQGLSFVANTTMDKLQYAQYALRDISMALEMKEAILTSENVKYTLFSTPSEGSVKIDLSGKQPKISLKSKIEGLKLEELSKELFQKELLGGKANGDVKLSFFLGDTLTFKSTVNGFVQLYGENVVLKGYDIDTVANTLSSTKGLPNIFVGGLTSTQNSQSLLKVINAKVDIGYSEIQLSDVALSTSKHRIALKGTLNIVEEKFKNFRVALLDAKGCARFEQKIEGTFQKPVVKLEDVAIKTLSNVALSLLNKSKGSKQENSHTAENCVIFYEGVVKHP
- the pyrF gene encoding orotidine-5'-phosphate decarboxylase; protein product: MELCVALDLSTKEENLALTSKLKSENVWLKVGLRSFIRDGQALLEEIKTINPRFKIFLDLKIHDIPNTMADAAESMVGLGVDMFNVHASSGVKAMKMVMERVNTFANPPLVLAVTALTSFDNASFEAIYHAPIAKKALDFAQDAHLAGIHGVVCSVFESRAIKACTSESFLSLTPGIRPFGETRDDQERVADLAMAKAELSDFIVVGRPIYQSSDPLSVVRKIIETI
- the nusB gene encoding transcription antitermination factor NusB, producing MATRHQARESIITLLYAEDIGNSGIDKFIDELFEEKKIRNQQKEFALGLYQGVKAHLGTIDEAINGHLKEWNLSEIGMLERAILRLGAYEVLYSELDNAVVINEAIELSKKLCNETSPKFINGVLDAISKEGEVK
- the ribH gene encoding 6,7-dimethyl-8-ribityllumazine synthase translates to MKIIEGKLALGGNEKVAIINSRFNHIITDRLVEGAKDAFIRHGGDEKNLDLILVPGAYEIPLALDKILSSGKYDAVCCVGAVIRGSTPHFDYVAAEATKGVANTALKYQKPVTYGVLTTDTIEQAIERAGSKAGNKGFEAMTGLIELISLYKNL